In the Populus trichocarpa isolate Nisqually-1 chromosome 8, P.trichocarpa_v4.1, whole genome shotgun sequence genome, CACTGGGAAGCATTTCTCCCACATCGAGCAGATATAAATGTGTTGAATCTTTgtgttaattatttctttttaactttgttTAATCTCTTGGTCTTTACCTGGCTCTGTAGGAGGCCATAAGCCTTCCTTGTGTTGCTTTCTTAATGAATAAAACCCTTgatccataaaaaaaagtaatcgaATATTATGACGTATTGCATGTGTTTTCCTCAACTCGTGTTCATgtacctggaaaaaaaaaacaacgaggagagaaagaaagacagGTGGTGCATGGTGGCCATGGTCTTGATATCCAAAAGAAAGCTAGATTGAACTTTAGAATGATTTTTGGACAATATTGGAGTGGCCTGTAGTTTCCACTGAAAgtatggaaaacaaaatactgcATTAATTGTACGTATAACCTGATTTGATGCCCTGCATAATTGCTTATTGAATATGACCTGCTGAAAATCCCATTGCTCGTTTTATTGTGACTAGCTAGCTATGCAGTTATGTTAGGAAAAGAGCAAAAGGAATACGTAACTCCCTAATTATCTGTCCTTCAAGAAGAGCATTGAGTATGTACACCAAATAATCTGTCCATTAAGGAAATTAATCACATGGACCAgagatatgtgtgtgtgtagagaGAGAGGTGTTATAAGAATTCAATGAGGTTTTGCAGGTTTTCCTCGTTGAATGTATAGGCAAAACGAgtggagaaagaagagaaataggGTTTATTTTACTGTGTTAGAAAATAGTATAAAATCATTCTTGTGATTTTACCTaataatcatgattttaaaactCACCAGTCACCACCTCCaatttaactaataaaattaaatataaagtaatGTTGAGTTTCTGCAGATTTTGTTATATGAAACTATGACAGAATGGATTAAATGAAGAAGTCGGTGTTGACGCTGAAGATGCAAGAAAAGCATTATTATGAGGCTTAATCTGCAGTGGACAAGGAGCTCTCCTTTGTAACCGGCTTAATGCCCCTCTGTATTCCATCTCTTCTTTGTGAACGCAGGTTTGGAATCCGGGAAAGTCATCACCAGAATCCCCCGTTTTCCGTCAGTGCCTCACTTCTTATCTCTTGATTACCCCTCTCCCCCTTGAAGTTTTATAATTCGGTGACATTCGATTGATTTAACCATTTTAAGCAATTGAGATGAAGAGGAAAACTAACTGTATACCAATTACCATGTGTCCTGCAATAGCTAGCTGATGATGGGGACTTATCAGCAAACCATGCATGTAAGAAACACATAATTGGCCTGTCAGAGATAGGCAAATTGGCAAATCTTGTTTGCATCATGCCCTCGAGTTACCATATAAAATCACTCTATAGTCTATccacaatataatatttattatggtAAGCTCTTAGGAAGCCATTCATGTGAGATGACGAGGTTGCCTCTGTTGCTGTTGATGCAAGAATCTTTGCATTTTTCCTTATAATCTTTCATGTGGGGGAGAGATCCTAGCACCCATTTAAAAGCTCGAGATTGCCGGTGACAGCTAGAAGAAGCACATGGCATCATATAGTTTCCCTGcgcattttttttcccttgcatTTTACCATTAAGACAAGTAGCTAGCTAAAGGCTATATTTCCGAAGTGCGACAACTGAGTCATAGTCATCAGTCATAAATTAATCAACAGGATAACCACTCAGTCAGAGCTTATGGTCTTTTTTTAGTGGATTCATGGTCATGATTTTGCCATGATTGGCATGCCAATCTAGCTAGCCAAGCTGATCTTGTAGAACTAGCCTCAGTGTCACTTCGATCCTTCAATATCTTGCTTTTATAGTGGGCACTTTATAGCTCATCACATAGGTTTCAATGGCATTGGCTGTGGTTCCCATCATGATCATAGGCAGTAGGGAGGGCTCATTCCATGTTTGCATCCCTGATTCTGCCTGTGCTTGTGTTTTCGTACGAGTATCCCAAGTATTGGTATAAAAAATAGcatgtataaaattgaaaaagtatgaGAGAGGTGCTTTCTTCTTGATCAAATctccgatatatatatatatatatatatatagtaaaagtcttataaatttttaatttcgacataaataatttataatttaaacctGGACAGAGAGATGCACTTGGTCTCTATAAGAAACGAAAATTGTTCCACGTACGCAAAGGGAGACACCTATAACAACGTCTTTCGTTGTTTGAAATACGTGTCACCGCTTGCTAAGGACAGTGATGgttgaatttgtttgttttataattgCGATGATATCTTTTCTAGCCATAATAATGCACTCAGTTTTCCAAATTGCAGTCTTTAATGTCAAGAGTAAGAGCCAATTAAGTAATACTTttgctgtttttatttattttgttttgtttttttctttgtgttttttcttttaatatttttttttaatttagtttgttaatgttattttttttatttagttatcagattttcatgacacggatcccgagttTAACGGGTTagcctataatttttttttgtacttttttctttttaattaatttttttcatttaatttagtttgttaatgttaaatttctttctatttaattatcggacttttatgacacgtatcccgggcttgacgggttaacctggtttgacggttTAACccagttaacccgtcaatttttttttctatttagttatttagttatcaaactttcatgacgcgaattccaggtttgacgggttaacccagttaattcagattttttttctttttcttcattagttttttttcttcatattggttttttttcttgtttttttctttttcattaatttatttaattatcacacctttatgacacgaccttgcagccagacccacatccaaggctattaGGTCTGGTGTTGCAGAcaaactcacttaaacttaggtcatgcaagtttaatattattattaatattataaatattatttttagatcagGCGTTGTAGTCAAACTCAAGACTTTTAGATATAACTTTACAAAAatacctaatatttttaaatcttagttttttttatataaaaaaaattaatccacgTTATCGCGCGGATGATGTATCTAGTTAACTACTagaaaaagtacaaaaaaatatcGAGGTGATGCTGGCGTGGCATCATCTAAACTCAGTAAGAGAAGCCACGTGGCCACACCCGGCAAGGCCTTGATGACCCCCCCCCCTGGGCCCATAAAGACAACGCATTTTCCCACCTTCATCTCCTTTACACTCTATCTTTGCACATTTTCGGCATTCATGCACTCTTTCGGCCTAAATCGTGGACTGCAATGATATTAACGGACCACTTCAATAAGATAAAGCAACATTACATTGGCTAAACAAGAGAAAAGggcagtaaaaaaattaaaaaaagaagctcgAGGGTCGATTTTATGATTAAGATAGTATGTTCTCTTTTCAGCTCTTGGTGTCGAAGCTAGCTAGAAACTACCTTAATCAtagaatcttttttaaaattaaaaaaaaaacccatccaCGCAACTGCAATGATGCATCCCCTGGATTCCTGAGTGGTCTATTTCTTGCTGCAATGGGGCCAGAGCAAATAATATAGAGATTCAATAAAGTGGTAGTAGGTATGGGGGAGGTGACGAATTCCAATTGGGGGGGGAAGAAGACTATTGGGGACTAAAATGCGAGGTCTCGCTCGAAGAGGCCTTGTTTGTCCTACAAGAAATTGAACGTGATGGTGCGGAGAGATCAAGTCTTGGAAGTGAACCATCAACCAGAGTCATCATGTAGTCGGTAGAACAACATTCAAAGCCAAAAAGGTgttcaaaaaaagaattattcaacGTGGGAACAGCAAtattggttcttgattgaaacTAGACCAGATAGGGCTTTCTGCTTTCACGAACCGAACTAATTATCTTTTCTAGTTGCTTGGTCTGAAACAGACAGCGACCTTAAAAGATTTCTAATCCAAAATCTTGGTGGGGATTGAAGTCATTATGACCACTACACTAGGAGCCACCTATCAGCCGTGTCTAATTACCACAATTTTGAATTCTAGGCTCCAAAATGGTGGACCACAACCCAGAGTTAGAGTCAAATATAGTTGCTTGTCTTGGATTACCTTGCAACTCTAAACGATTTCGGGGTGCACGGACCTCCTTCATCGTTCATCTAAATAGTAAATAGAAAaggagatgttttttttttaattatttcttttctttatttttatttcaattttattatttattatttatttaattttaaatttaaatttataaattatcataattttaaataaaaatctcaatatttggtttatattcaattttctaagagtttatttttattatgatataataagtaaaaaaaaattaaactaatagaATTCACCACTTGAATCGTGAATTTAAgtataaaacttgatttgattcAATATAACAccatcttaatttttaaatttaaatcataccttttattaattatccaggctatttttaaactttcaagTCAACTACATCctatttttaaactttcaagTAAACTACATCATAAAGATAATTCCCAGAAAAATATTGGACCGGGAAATGCAAGATTAACCTATTgaatctaaatttaataataatgtgaaataatttcttgatatttttttttttgaagcctCAGCATGGCATAGCGCGAACCTTTAAAGTATAGTGTAATACTATACAATCCAAAGTCTTAACAGAATATTGTTGTTAACAAAAGCCAATGGAAAACAGAAGCAAAGACAGAAACATAGACCAGACTAGAAATTATCTGCACGAGTTAGATTTCCTTGGGTAATTAAATGCTTTCCTAGCTCCAACATCAAATTGGATCTACAGTAACAGATGAAGCTCAATGAAAGGGGTAATAGGAGTATTTACAGGCATTCTCAACTACTCCCCTCGGCACTCTCCAGCCCCCTACCTTCTGCGACAAATGCCTTTGTTCCTGAACTCAAGTCACACAGTATGCTAAAAGGACTGGTTATCTATCTACAGTGAGTGTTTCCAGCAGACAGTTTTAATTTACATGGGGAGCGAACTAACAGTTTATTCAAGAATACGACTTAACCAATCCAAAGTTGACAAAAGATCTCGATTTGAAGAGACCTCCAAAGAGAAACCTTGTGGGTGATTCCTGAGAGACCGGTTTTAACTCTTCAGGACTGCCTTTCACCTTCAGTATGGTCTGGCCAGTTGCTTGCCGGATGGAATCTATGGTTTTAGCATCAACAGGATACCCTGATGCATCACTAACATAAAATGTATTAACAGCTTTGCCTGCTCTTGTTGTAACTTCTGCTCTGGTGACAGTAAGGCTATTTTCACGAAAGATACGAGTAACATCAGATAGCAGCCCAATTCTGTCCTTAGTGCATAACTCTAGCTTCAAGCCCTGAATTAGGAGGAAACAaatcaatcatttaaaataGGGAAATACACTCTTAAaataacagctaaaaaaaaagacatccaATAAGCCTTCGTTATCATGTTATCAGCTGTTCTCAACAAGTTGCACATTATAGTACACAACAAACAAGAAACTTTCCAATTTCCATACAAGCAAGCGAATGAATTCCTAACAGAATCAAAGCATCAATATCTAccatacaaacaaatataaactaaatataaTCTGACAAAGCCTTGGAATACACAATAGCAAGAGCTTTTGACTGGTGAGGGTCAGCCCGTCATTGTTTAATATGCCAATTCAAAGTCATTATCCTAGGAATAAAATCATCTCGTACACTTCATCAAACTCTACATCGCCTCCGTAGCGATGCAAGTAAAGACCGAATAGCTCGACACCCTCTTAGTTGGATGCATGATTTTGGTGAAACAAGGAAAATTATACAAGTAAAGCTTAACAACAGTCTCAGATTTGAATGTACCATGGTGCACTTACCTCAGATACTCTTCTTTCAATAGCTGCTTCAAGACATTGTATAATTCTTTGTCTCTCTGCCTCTGATTTTACAGGGGAACCATCAACATGCTTGATATAATATTCCTACAAATTCCATAAATCCACGGGCCAACACAATCAAGCGCAAAGATCAGTCATCCCTAAATACATTTGTGGAggaaattaaaatgcaaatgATTTATACCTGATGAGCTTCTGGACCCTCGGCATCTATATTAGCATGAAAAACTACATACTCCATGTCTGTCAATGTGCAAACCGTATCGAAGAGAAGCTTTGGTCTATCTTTACTTCTTATAGTTATCACTGAGTAGTCCTTCTCATACCAATTCACCACACTCACATTAGGTCTTTGCTTCTCATCCAATACATCATTGTTAGCTCGTTCATAATCCCTATCAGCAAACATCATTTGGTGAAGCCTTCTCTCAGTATGGGTGACCCCATGAGACACGACAGTCCTAGCTCCCCTATATTTGTTACTGCCCTTCAGTACATTACAAAGAAGTTCCTTGACCCTCGATAGCTTCTCTGGGTCAGTAATTGCTGACCCGGTTTCATCATCAGTTACTTGCATCACGGCTGCTGCCCGCATATTGTGTGTCCAGACCTCTGCATTCAATACATTGCATTTTAAATGGGCGAGGACAGCACTCACTTCAGATAGCAGCCCTGGTCTGTCACTTCCTGTTAACTCAATTGCAGTGTGATCTATAGATTGTTTAACCCCAAAAGATCCCATGGAAGATGTAAAGCAAGATTCTGTCCCTAACGACTTGAGATAAAACCAAATAATCAGATCTGTTTGCACCTCAACCAaccaaaaataaagaagcagaacaaaaagttaaaaaaaataatatcaatcaaaaaataacaactcACCTTTGTAATATAATCTAGAATTGCTTCATCGGTAACCTTGTTTCCATCTTGATCCGTAACATTAAAAACTggtggaaaaaagaagaagaagaagaaagagaacctcaaaataatcaacctcTTATGCTccaaaaagaaaagctaaattggaaaccgaaaaaaaagggaaaaaaaaaaagtattaccATCCATGAACCATCCACCATCAGAGGATACGTAAGCTTTGGTTATGATAAGGTTTAGATCAGTGAGGACTTGAACAACTTCAAGAAGTTTTCCATGTTTGTTAGCACTGTCAACCTGTATCACAAAATGAACGATTGGTACCCAGTAGAACACCAAGAATAATGGGAGACTCGAGCACGCGCATACcccaaaaaaggacaaaaacctTACCCTTATAACAGTAGCATTCTTGCAAGCTTCATTATCAATCACAACCctaacacacacaaaaaaataagggaaaaaagaagTGAACAAAACGGATATAAATCTGATTCGCTTCATAATTTTAGGTCACTTCCAATGGGAAAATtcagaaaagaagataaagaatCTGAATGATACGCACCTCGGTGGATTCAATCTCCTAAAGAGCTTCTCATATTCATCATCCAGATCATTTGAAAAGCTCATGTTGACCTctgtagaaataaaaattttgaacggaaaataaaaaagaaaagctatgAGAACAAAACCAGCCCATAAAACCAAAAAGTTGGTTTCTTGAGAAATAACCATCATCAACGCAAAACACATACTCCTAATAGCCCAAAACAGTACGGATAACTGATAAAAGGCACTCCTAAATTATAACGGAATCCTTAACAAtcacttttttcttaaaacaaattttggaataaagaaagaaatctaAAGCAGAGAGGATATGTAAATATGTGTAAAATAAAGCACAAATACCAGGGAAGAAATAATTTACTGGCATAAATGTTGTAATTAAGATCACACAGAAACAACATGACTAAGAAACACACATACCCAGCATCAAAAACCCTTGGAAACAGAATACCCCGCATCAAAAAGCTTGGAAACAGAATTAAAAGACAGAAACAATCACCTAATTAACAAAAGCCCATcaccctaaaataaaaaacaaaaaagagaaaaaatcgaCGCCTACCCACTATAGTTCTTGATGCCTCAGTGACGTACTAGTACTGAACCAAAGTAGTTGTCTTGGTTCTCTCAAGattcaagaaagaaagataacTCTCTTGCATATACGCATAggcatgtgtgtgtgtctatatatatgtatagagatagagagagagagagagagagacaaaccAGAAGAAAGAGTAAGTATCCCCAGAGAGATCTCAGGACTCTAACAAGAAGGAAaccttaatttaatattaataaatttgaacaCTCCCtatgtgtatttatttttgtttctaaaatcaGACACCCCAGTACTCCAAAAACCTGCAatttctatgaaaaaaatacaatagaaCGAAATATACCAACGAAAAAAAAACCTGTGCGTGtgttcctctttctctctctctagtttATTGGGTTACTCTCTCTAGGATGGTGATGAGTTCGCTGTTTCAATTGCTGGCTCTCGTAAATCAGTACTTAAGGAGAGTTCCCAAGTTTGAGTCTTTGAGAGGGGAAGAGTATTAAATGCACCCAAGCATATTTTAGCGTTGGTTGCTCATTGCTCGAGTGCGCGAGTGAAGGGCTAAACCCTTAAAAATGAAAGGGGGATTAATTTAACCACGTGTTTTTTAGAATGGCGGTGAGGCAATAAATCTCCAAGCTTCGTGGAGTGGACCATTTTATGGATCTGGGTGGGTGTAGTCCATGGGTTAATGGGTAGGTGCAagtcttggttttattttaggCAATTCtcgaattaaatattaaaaaaaaataaggaatccggatttttttttatatttttaaaaattagaaaacttagttattttttcttttcttttcaaaaatataaaagatggattgtgaaaatattttaaatgataagGGATGTTTTCTAGCCaatttatgtattaaaaaaaaccaagttttcTTTCTAGTCGATTTTAAAAGACACATCCCATGTTAGGATGTTATATCTAGAATAAATTCTCatgaatattaacaataaaaaatcgattcaaattataaattcttaaatttaaatattaaatttgtattttttatgtgaaaatcgCCACGAAAACAGCTCATGATAATATAGTTTACGTGTAATCTGGCTTCGAATGATacatgttgaataaaaaaatcgaggagagaaagaaaactgACCATTCACCAACCAGGTGAGGAAGGTGTTGGCGCGCCTTCCCCTTATCTTAACCAATTTTCAATCCGAGAGGCATCCTTGGCATGAAAGGGGAGAAGGAGGACAGAAAAAGGGCTGTTGCGCACACAAATTGACCGAGTGAATTAAATATTTGCTCGAGAGCTGGTAAGTACTCCTACACCCGTGGAACGAGCCTCGACAACTAATCAATACacgaaaaattgaaaaaaaaaaaggatcaaattctGTTGTTGGGTTGGGACTCGTTGTCCCCTAGCCCTAGTAGGCAGTCTTTGATGGCGATGTTGATCGAATAAATTGCCTGTCCCCTTCCTcgaaaaacatgagaaaagaaATTGGATTACATCAAGTTTACCCGGCGCAGGAACTGACCTCAGCCATCTTTGAACGTTTGTCCATAGATGGGACGAAGAGGAATATTGAAGACAATTTCGTAAGTTTattcaagaaagaaataaaaagtacaATAATTAGATACGAAAATGGAAGGAAGGCTTATGCCATGCCTTTTCGTATTGTCAACTTTCCGGGACATGACGACACAAATATGAACACGTTCCgaagtctttttttatatatataataatggtttttttatatagaaatatattaatacatatttttaaaaataatataaaattatattaatacattaaaattaaaatgatttaataaattaaaaaaactaaaaatatttttaaaatacaaaaaaccttCAATGAAAGACGGTCCTCACTTTTGCTTGATTATCAAACAGTCATCATgcgaagaaacgagtccaaggTTGCATTGAGTATATATTAGGCAACCCTTGCCTAGCTCATGGACCCAAGTATCATGTGGACATTTCTTACTCCGAAAAATAACGATTTTATTCGGTACCTTCAAATTTAGTGGGTCCAGTTCACTATTTATAAAAGGCCaaggttgaaataaaataatcctCGTTAGAAAACCATGATAAGAATtcttactaataataataataataagaagaaaaagggtTTTAGCAAGGGCCTCCAGCACCTATAAACAGAAGCTTCCTGACACgtacctttatttttcttgctcaTTTCTCTCTTGTTATAACCctgaaacttttttatattaattttacattaaactcggctaaaaatattttaaaatattttaatttaatattttttaaaataaaaaataatctggatttaacaaaaataagtaGATAAAAACCTCGTAAATAAACACTCCAGcttaaaaattcaatatctcCCCTCTAGCTAACCTGAAACTAGAAGAACTTTCTCCAGACAAACCTAACTAACAAATCTTGCCATAATTACCATCTACTTAATTGTTAGAATTGATCTTgaagtttgaaaatataaaaatagatttttaaaaaaaaaatacttcttttAGATGCATGCAAGTAAGGTATTAAttatgtgattatttttaagtttttagaaatattattaaatatacgTATTAAGAGTATTgtaatttaaatctaaatccaCGGACTTTCTCTATTAAGATGTGTTTATTTTACTCTCGACAGTACCGATTCTTGAAATTCAATCGCTGTATCTGCCAGCAGACTGGAGACCAGTTTCTTCAGTGCATGTAAGAGAAACTGAGGAGAAGGCATTGAGTGATGCTTTGCTAGCAGGAGTTTGAATATTGGTGCTGGGAGGTAgcgagagagaagagaaagaagttaaatataagaaaattcgtatttcaaaattttgttaattttttttatttggcttggagagagaaaaagggaAAGTCGTGGGACACGTGTTACTTTTATACACCGTCATGTGACCTCACTAGCGATCAAAATTAATCGAGAGGTGAAGAGCTCTGTTTTTTATAGCAGGAATAGTTTGAGGTGCTCgagccaaaaaaaaacaaggttgaGGAATTAAGTTTTAGATTGACACGAAATTCAAGGTATCTTTAGATCAGTTAgccaaatattaattttaattttccccttcttaattatatcatttagACTTCTATGAGTTTTTATAaggatttgaacttgaaaaatatatgattaaaaatagTGGTTACTGGTTTATTTCGTGAGctgtaactttaaaaaattttggaaaattaaataaatttgattttttttcggtGTTGTTATTAaagtagattttaattttaaattttttaacttgatttttttatttaattcaggtttaaaattaaattacataaccttgttaatgttttaaaaaaataatgatataaaagtTGAATTATACATTGTTTGaaatcttaatatataaaattacaaaatcaagttatacattagtatttatttattataaaaattaagagtagtgtcaaatttaaatttgatgtatttttattttttaaaatttttattgccttttagttttagttttgggataaagtaaatttatttttaatcaataaaaaattaaacattgatattgggaaaaaaaaagttacagaaattatacaaatatatatatatatatataattttttttatgtgggtgtccggaccagcttgtgcacaccttgactaatctcataaaccctgaagttaacgatgaaattattatacaaatattGATAACTTCAATATttgtgattatttatttataatcacaACAGAAAGAAGACATAAATATAACTTCAATAACGATGgtaacataaaaacaaagactgataatataatcaaatcattaaataattgattataaataaataaataaaatatcaagatcATATTGCTCCCGCAATGCAGGAGAATACAACTACTTTCATCTTATTAATTTCaccttttaaatgtttttgaaaacaaagC is a window encoding:
- the LOC7485919 gene encoding ACT domain-containing protein ACR4 isoform X2, translating into MSFSNDLDDEYEKLFRRLNPPRVVIDNEACKNATVIRVDSANKHGKLLEVVQVLTDLNLIITKAYVSSDGGWFMDVFNVTDQDGNKVTDEAILDYITKSLGTESCFTSSMGSFGVKQSIDHTAIELTGSDRPGLLSEVSAVLAHLKCNVLNAEVWTHNMRAAAVMQVTDDETGSAITDPEKLSRVKELLCNVLKGSNKYRGARTVVSHGVTHTERRLHQMMFADRDYERANNDVLDEKQRPNVSVVNWYEKDYSVITIRSKDRPKLLFDTVCTLTDMEYVVFHANIDAEGPEAHQEYYIKHVDGSPVKSEAERQRIIQCLEAAIERRVSEGLKLELCTKDRIGLLSDVTRIFRENSLTVTRAEVTTRAGKAVNTFYVSDASGYPVDAKTIDSIRQATGQTILKVKGSPEELKPVSQESPTRFLFGGLFKSRSFVNFGLVKSYS
- the LOC7485919 gene encoding ACT domain-containing protein ACR4 isoform X1 — encoded protein: MLEVNMSFSNDLDDEYEKLFRRLNPPRVVIDNEACKNATVIRVDSANKHGKLLEVVQVLTDLNLIITKAYVSSDGGWFMDVFNVTDQDGNKVTDEAILDYITKSLGTESCFTSSMGSFGVKQSIDHTAIELTGSDRPGLLSEVSAVLAHLKCNVLNAEVWTHNMRAAAVMQVTDDETGSAITDPEKLSRVKELLCNVLKGSNKYRGARTVVSHGVTHTERRLHQMMFADRDYERANNDVLDEKQRPNVSVVNWYEKDYSVITIRSKDRPKLLFDTVCTLTDMEYVVFHANIDAEGPEAHQEYYIKHVDGSPVKSEAERQRIIQCLEAAIERRVSEGLKLELCTKDRIGLLSDVTRIFRENSLTVTRAEVTTRAGKAVNTFYVSDASGYPVDAKTIDSIRQATGQTILKVKGSPEELKPVSQESPTRFLFGGLFKSRSFVNFGLVKSYS